A window from Temnothorax longispinosus isolate EJ_2023e chromosome 1, Tlon_JGU_v1, whole genome shotgun sequence encodes these proteins:
- the Cyst gene encoding uncharacterized protein Cyst isoform X3 translates to MEKRQEVLAPFSSDECPNSGEDSEEDVITDYLGSSHSDCDRVLPIINGDLRGLSLHGGIITETGYNTKDNTDKAPITMSESGDEQQHHQQQQHHPLLALGTNIQAQPNPLVPIISVTPHSPGVAKNYPVLEENLQQLHEIHDCIQRMRDLTLGTLGCHIRASNDAPQRLTSSCPSLCPLASAELASRSGNHHHHDTGSDPDLLLGNCSTNSSPTHFPSASSHTRSQQAQGIDRRRSWTGDLEDLEESRRGRRRYSGQNHLQAQNMRQRSISLSSLDSENELELDGKSCSGSASVSNRACRSQTSTHSLNEADLIQNEYQKIVTKRGSQRLAESSSLMPGLTSRLPLQKSISTPSIVTPQVHAHLNETGTRTTPSLAARRERNEKGSGSETETEDLHTPHSHEFHEDREGTPNVQISLDELLTDGTAYDDHHSEKTRRKRGSIFFRKKKDKSGKKTSQQHQWVTTTVGTQGSLLCDVCMKHSTNKPLLHCDNCGASVHQSQGCKDQLVLECIKSKHSGKSAAKSSSNVSTMSSNSSVNKRGSTTSLPLPASSGSGREINSHKKTVSSYSPWRRVATKLGVNQTINEEKDAEGGQHRDLPSGWEEFDFGDDVHQFTVADLEEIDPELTLGKEEPDSWSSAIGRNIALRLVDHCEREVKRQEHIYEFVLTEKHHCLVLLAMEKIFAEGLRRHFRLGQPDLERMFPRLRDLIDIHLRFLQKLWKRQNANPVVSTIADILVEQFSSDNAQRMKSAYGEFCSRHRDAVEAYKYYLRNDPRFARFVRHCQTNPLLKKKGIPECILFVTQRLTKYPLLIEPLIKTGVTQDEGEDLRKALVLVKEILADVDACVADKEREDRKLEIYNKIDAKSFATYRGAKFKKSDIINRILKFEGTAYLMQGRGKMTAIVVVVLSDILFFLAERDQKYAFFVPDNKAGIVSLQKLLVREKARQESSIYLISSNPAEPEMFELKIQKPKDKQLWIRAIRSAVETCPQDPENEADTLTENSNELRDTRSSSISLISIEEKQRIAKVKESHILRIVGELRKKDAEQALLFEEKINLQMRLLQASNVCANESDNERIEKHEKEGADYTRLVHNEGTDTTQLWQEVVVAVQEATRLASSLSFSAGGGTLSRSLSSAGERHSEAYIPPALCVPRRAETFAGFDHNKERYPLRDSNTLHTVIPVPKPGELPKETADEKDGQELETSKDQQWAAIRLSHHVYTLLCIISNQMTTIDSLQAQLAACKEGSMGKSSNSRPNPNRQLEELRNLQDQLCREKAAFRAASQQEKTQLEEERAELARQREQLAAEQRDVTQQRDQLYRRLEALERQGVTLVGSSTTGSTMIHLSHLTQNAETMQQSARSKAQPDAKRIPLNLISATNQQKVQSNLPIKQQLPLKLASGSNNNTRSGSTASNNSPDRHSRAGSSPAIVTGSVYSSPELGNSHHHGICGNNTHSSNRSLRITRSPPDTSYAHQQAQQQQHQQQRNAEPQPQPPPPQQQQQQQQQQQQPLEEEVIFF, encoded by the exons ATGGAGAAGCGGCAGGAGGTGCTCGCCCCGTTTTCCTCCG ACGAGTGTCCGAACAGCGGCGAGGACAGCGAGGAAGATGTAATAACTGATTACCTTGGCTCATCGCACTCCGACTGCGATCGCGTGCTGCCTATCATTAATGGGGATCTACGCGGCCTGAGTTTACACGGCGGCATAATCACGGAGACCGGCTACAACACCAAAGACAATACCGACAAAGCACCGATCACCATGTCCGAAAGCGGCGACGAGCAGCAGCACcaccagcagcagcaacaCCACCCGTTACTCGCACTCGGCACTAATATACAAGCCCAGCCTAATCCTCTAGTGCCCATCATTAGCGTCACGCCTCATTCGCCCGGTGTGGCCAAAAATTATCCGGTTCTAG AGGAGAATTTGCAACAACTGCATGAGATTCACGACTGCATCCAGCGTATGCGAGACTTGACACTAGGCACTCTGGGATGCCACATTCGCGCCTCCAACGACGCTCCACAAAGATTGACCTCCTCCTGCCCGTCCCTGTGCCCGCTGGCTTCGGCCGAGCTCGCGTCTCGTTCCGGCAATCATCATCACCACGACACCGGTTCTGACCCAGACCTTCTCCTCGGCAATTGCTCCACAAACAGCTCCCCGACGCATTTCCCGTCAGCGAGTAGTCATACCCGCTCGCAACAGGCGCAAGGTATAGATCGGAGACGCAGCTGGACCGGAGATCTGGAGGATTTGGAGGAGAGCCGACGCGGCCGCCGCCGGTACTCCGGACAGAATCATCTGCAAGCCCAAAATATG CGACAACGCAGCATTAGTTTAAGTAGCCTAGACAGCGAAAACGAGCTAGAATTAGATGGAAAATCATGTAGCGGATCTGCAAGCGTAAGCAATCGGGCATGCAGGTCGCAAACGAGCACGCACTCGCTGAACGAAGCTGATCTTATACAG AACGAATATCAGAAGATAGTCACAAAGAGGGGTAGTCAGAGATTAGCAGAAAGTAGCAGTCTAATGCCAGGACTGACTTCGCGTTTACCACTTCAGAAATCTATATCGACGCCTTCGATCGTTACACCGCAAGTTCACGCGCATTTAAACGAAACCGGAACTCGAACGACACCTTCACTTGCAGC CCGTCGTGAAAGAAACGAAAAGGGTAGTGGGAGTGAGACAGAAACCGAAGATCTTCATACACCACACAGCCACGAATTCCATGAAGACCGGGAGGGCACTCCGAATGTCCAAATATCCCTTGACGAGCTTTTGACCGA TGGCACTGCATACGATGATCATCATTCCGAAAAGACTAGAAGAAAGCGCGGTTCTATTTTCTTCCGCAAAAAGAAG GATAAAAGCGGAAAGAAGACTAGTCAACAGCATCAGTGGGTAACGACGACGGTGGGAACTCAGGGAAGCTTATTATGTGATGTTTGTATGAAACATTCGACGAATAAACCGCTCCTTCACTGCGACA atTGCGGAGCGTCGGTTCATCAAAGTCAGGGATGTAAGGATCAATTAGTGCTGGAGTGCATCAAGTCCAAACACTCCGGAAAATCCGCAGCAAAGTCTTCATCTAACGTTTCCACAATGTCGAGTAACAGCAGTGTCAACAAACGGGGTTCCACGACGTCACTGCCTTTACCGGCATCATCCGGAAGCGGAAG GGAAATTAACAGCCACAAGAAAACCGTGTCAAGCTACAGCCCTTGGCGGCGAGTCGCCACTAAGCTTGGAGTCAA TCAAACgataaacgaagaaaaagatgCCGAGGGCGGGCAACATCGTGATCTTCCCAG CGGATGGGAAGAATTTGACTTTGGGGACGATGTTCATCAGTTCACAGTGGCAGATCTCGAGGAGATAGATCCCGAGCTGACGTTGGGAAAGGAGGAGCCCGATTCTTGGAGCTCCGCGATCGGACGTAACATTGCGTTACGTCTCGTCGATCATTGCGAGCGCGAGGTGAAGAGGCAGGAACATATATACGAATTCGTGCTGACGGAGAAGCACCATTGTTTGGTATTGCTCGCCATGGAGAAGATCTTTGCGGAAGGATTGCGACGACACTTTCGTCTAGGTCAGCCGGATCTCGAGCGCATGTTTCCCCGACTACGGGATCTGATCGACATCCATTTACGGTTTCTGCAGAAGCTGTGGAAACGACAGAATGCTAATCCCGTGGTCTCCACGATCGCCGACATTCTAGTCGAGCAATTCTCGAGCGATAACGCACAACGCATGAAGAGTGCGTATGGGGAATTCTGTAGTCGTCATCGGGACGCCGTCGAAGCGTACAAGTATTACTTGCGTAACGATCCTCGCTTCGCCCGTTTTGTTCGCCACTGTCAG ACGAATCCTTTGTTGAAAAAGAAAGGTATACCTGAATGTATACTCTTTGTTACTCAACGTTTGACGAAGTATCCGTTGCTGATCGAGCCGCTCATCAAAACCGGCGTTACACAAGATGAAGGTGAAGACTTACGTAAAGCACTGGTCCTTGTTAAAGAGATTTTAGCTGATGTAGATGCCTGTGTAGCCGACAAAGAACGAGAAGatagaaaattagaaatatacaataa GATCGACGCGAAGTCATTCGCGACGTATCGTGGTGCCAAATTCAAGAAGTCGGATATAATTAACAGAATCCTGAAGTTCGAGGGCACTGCATACTTAATGCAAGGTCGTGGCAAAATGACTGCCATTGTAGTGGTCGTTCTCTcagatatattgtttttcttgGCTGAGAGAGATCAGAAATACGCGTTCTTCGTGCCTGACAATAAAGCGGGTATAGTGTCGCTGCAGAAGCTGCTGGTTCGCGAAAAGGCCCGTCAAGAATCTAGCATTTACCTGATAAGCAGTAATCCAGCCGAACCGGAAATGTTCGAGCTAAAAATTCAGAAGCCAAAGGATAAACAATTATGGATACGGGCTATTCGATCAGCGGTCGAGACTTGCCCGCAAGATCCTGAAAACGAGGCCGACACGCTGACTGAAAATAGTAACGAGTTGCGAGACACTCGCTCCTCCTCGATTTCGCTGATCTCCATCGAAGAGAAGCAGCGTATTGCCAAGGTTAAGGAGTCGCATATACTTAGAATTGTCG GCGAATTGCGAAAGAAGGATGCAGAGCAGGCGTTGCTGTTTGAGGAGAAGATCAACTTGCAAATGCGGCTTTTACAAGCTTCGAATGTCTGCGCGAACGAGAGCGATAATGAGAGAATTGAAAAGCACGAGAAGGAAGGTGCCGATTACACCCGATTGGTGCACAATGAAGGAACTGATACCACTCAATTGTGGCAAGAG GTGGTTGTGGCCGTGCAAGAAGCGACACGTCTTGCTAGCTCACTGTCATTCAGCGCGGGTGGCGGTACTCTGTCGCGAAGCTTAAGCTCCGCCGGTGAACGCCACAGCGAAGCTTACATTCCGCCTGCTCTTTGCGTTCCTCGAAGGGCCGAAACGTTTGCTGGTTTCGATCACAATAAA GAGAGATACCCGCTGCGTGATTCGAACACGTTGCACACTGTGATCCCTGTTCCGAAACCCGGTGAATTACCTAAAGAAACTGCCGACGAGAAGGACGGCCAAGAATTGGAGACAAGCAAGGATCAGCAGTGGGCGGCGATACGTTTGTCTCATCACGTTTATACGTTGCTCTGTATAATAAGTAATCAGATGACAACGATCGACAGTCTACAAGCGCAACTGGCCGCATGTAAGGAGGGCAGTATGGGCAAGTCGTCCAATAGCCGACCGAATCCGAATCGTCAGTTGGAAGAGCTGCGGAACTTGCAGGATCAGCTTTGTCGAGAAAAAGCGGCGTTTCGCGCCGCCTCTCAGCAGGAGAAGACCCAGCTGGAAGAGGAACGAGCCGAGTTGGCGCGGCAGAGAGAGCAATTGGCCGCGGAGCAGCGGGACGTGACGCAACAACGGGATCAGTTGTATCGACGACTCGAGGCATTGGAGCGACAGGGCGTAACGCTGGTCGGAAGTTCCACGACCGGCTCGACGATGATTCACCTATCTCACTTGACGCAGAACGCCGAAACGATGCAGCAAAGCGCGCGCAGCAAGGCACAACCCGACGCGAAACGCATTCCTCTGAATCTGATCAGTGCGACAAATCAGCAGAAAGTGCAGAGTAACTTGCCGATCAAACAACAGCTGCCGCTGAAGCTCGCCAGCGGAAGTAACAATAACACAAG AAGCGGTAGCACCGCGAGCAACAATAGTCCGGATCGGCACTCCAGGGCGGGCAGCAGCCCAGCGATCGTCACTGGATCCGTATACTCATCGCCAGAGCTCGGGAACAGTCACCATCACGGAATCTGCGGGAATAACACGCATTCGTCGAATCGTTCGCTTCGCATCACTCGCTCACCGCCCGACACCTCGTATGCGCATCAGCAAGCGCAGCAACAACAGCATCAGCAGCAGCGAAACGCGGAGCCGCAACCGCAACCTCCACCGccgcagcaacagcagcagcagcagcaacaacaacaacaaccgTTGGAGGAGGAGGTGATCTTCTTCTGA
- the Cyst gene encoding uncharacterized protein Cyst isoform X1 codes for MEKRQEVLAPFSSDECPNSGEDSEEDVITDYLGSSHSDCDRVLPIINGDLRGLSLHGGIITETGYNTKDNTDKAPITMSESGDEQQHHQQQQHHPLLALGTNIQAQPNPLVPIISVTPHSPGVAKNYPVLEENLQQLHEIHDCIQRMRDLTLGTLGCHIRASNDAPQRLTSSCPSLCPLASAELASRSGNHHHHDTGSDPDLLLGNCSTNSSPTHFPSASSHTRSQQAQGIDRRRSWTGDLEDLEESRRGRRRYSGQNHLQAQNMVNIARYLLKPGHDSISRQRSISLSSLDSENELELDGKSCSGSASVSNRACRSQTSTHSLNEADLIQNEYQKIVTKRGSQRLAESSSLMPGLTSRLPLQKSISTPSIVTPQVHAHLNETGTRTTPSLAARRERNEKGSGSETETEDLHTPHSHEFHEDREGTPNVQISLDELLTDGTAYDDHHSEKTRRKRGSIFFRKKKDKSGKKTSQQHQWVTTTVGTQGSLLCDVCMKHSTNKPLLHCDNCGASVHQSQGCKDQLVLECIKSKHSGKSAAKSSSNVSTMSSNSSVNKRGSTTSLPLPASSGSGREINSHKKTVSSYSPWRRVATKLGVNQTINEEKDAEGGQHRDLPSGWEEFDFGDDVHQFTVADLEEIDPELTLGKEEPDSWSSAIGRNIALRLVDHCEREVKRQEHIYEFVLTEKHHCLVLLAMEKIFAEGLRRHFRLGQPDLERMFPRLRDLIDIHLRFLQKLWKRQNANPVVSTIADILVEQFSSDNAQRMKSAYGEFCSRHRDAVEAYKYYLRNDPRFARFVRHCQTNPLLKKKGIPECILFVTQRLTKYPLLIEPLIKTGVTQDEGEDLRKALVLVKEILADVDACVADKEREDRKLEIYNKIDAKSFATYRGAKFKKSDIINRILKFEGTAYLMQGRGKMTAIVVVVLSDILFFLAERDQKYAFFVPDNKAGIVSLQKLLVREKARQESSIYLISSNPAEPEMFELKIQKPKDKQLWIRAIRSAVETCPQDPENEADTLTENSNELRDTRSSSISLISIEEKQRIAKVKESHILRIVGELRKKDAEQALLFEEKINLQMRLLQASNVCANESDNERIEKHEKEGADYTRLVHNEGTDTTQLWQEVVVAVQEATRLASSLSFSAGGGTLSRSLSSAGERHSEAYIPPALCVPRRAETFAGFDHNKERYPLRDSNTLHTVIPVPKPGELPKETADEKDGQELETSKDQQWAAIRLSHHVYTLLCIISNQMTTIDSLQAQLAACKEGSMGKSSNSRPNPNRQLEELRNLQDQLCREKAAFRAASQQEKTQLEEERAELARQREQLAAEQRDVTQQRDQLYRRLEALERQGVTLVGSSTTGSTMIHLSHLTQNAETMQQSARSKAQPDAKRIPLNLISATNQQKVQSNLPIKQQLPLKLASGSNNNTRSGSTASNNSPDRHSRAGSSPAIVTGSVYSSPELGNSHHHGICGNNTHSSNRSLRITRSPPDTSYAHQQAQQQQHQQQRNAEPQPQPPPPQQQQQQQQQQQQPLEEEVIFF; via the exons ATGGAGAAGCGGCAGGAGGTGCTCGCCCCGTTTTCCTCCG ACGAGTGTCCGAACAGCGGCGAGGACAGCGAGGAAGATGTAATAACTGATTACCTTGGCTCATCGCACTCCGACTGCGATCGCGTGCTGCCTATCATTAATGGGGATCTACGCGGCCTGAGTTTACACGGCGGCATAATCACGGAGACCGGCTACAACACCAAAGACAATACCGACAAAGCACCGATCACCATGTCCGAAAGCGGCGACGAGCAGCAGCACcaccagcagcagcaacaCCACCCGTTACTCGCACTCGGCACTAATATACAAGCCCAGCCTAATCCTCTAGTGCCCATCATTAGCGTCACGCCTCATTCGCCCGGTGTGGCCAAAAATTATCCGGTTCTAG AGGAGAATTTGCAACAACTGCATGAGATTCACGACTGCATCCAGCGTATGCGAGACTTGACACTAGGCACTCTGGGATGCCACATTCGCGCCTCCAACGACGCTCCACAAAGATTGACCTCCTCCTGCCCGTCCCTGTGCCCGCTGGCTTCGGCCGAGCTCGCGTCTCGTTCCGGCAATCATCATCACCACGACACCGGTTCTGACCCAGACCTTCTCCTCGGCAATTGCTCCACAAACAGCTCCCCGACGCATTTCCCGTCAGCGAGTAGTCATACCCGCTCGCAACAGGCGCAAGGTATAGATCGGAGACGCAGCTGGACCGGAGATCTGGAGGATTTGGAGGAGAGCCGACGCGGCCGCCGCCGGTACTCCGGACAGAATCATCTGCAAGCCCAAAATATGGTTAATATTGCCCGTTACTTGTTGAAACCAGGGCATGATTCTATCTCG CGACAACGCAGCATTAGTTTAAGTAGCCTAGACAGCGAAAACGAGCTAGAATTAGATGGAAAATCATGTAGCGGATCTGCAAGCGTAAGCAATCGGGCATGCAGGTCGCAAACGAGCACGCACTCGCTGAACGAAGCTGATCTTATACAG AACGAATATCAGAAGATAGTCACAAAGAGGGGTAGTCAGAGATTAGCAGAAAGTAGCAGTCTAATGCCAGGACTGACTTCGCGTTTACCACTTCAGAAATCTATATCGACGCCTTCGATCGTTACACCGCAAGTTCACGCGCATTTAAACGAAACCGGAACTCGAACGACACCTTCACTTGCAGC CCGTCGTGAAAGAAACGAAAAGGGTAGTGGGAGTGAGACAGAAACCGAAGATCTTCATACACCACACAGCCACGAATTCCATGAAGACCGGGAGGGCACTCCGAATGTCCAAATATCCCTTGACGAGCTTTTGACCGA TGGCACTGCATACGATGATCATCATTCCGAAAAGACTAGAAGAAAGCGCGGTTCTATTTTCTTCCGCAAAAAGAAG GATAAAAGCGGAAAGAAGACTAGTCAACAGCATCAGTGGGTAACGACGACGGTGGGAACTCAGGGAAGCTTATTATGTGATGTTTGTATGAAACATTCGACGAATAAACCGCTCCTTCACTGCGACA atTGCGGAGCGTCGGTTCATCAAAGTCAGGGATGTAAGGATCAATTAGTGCTGGAGTGCATCAAGTCCAAACACTCCGGAAAATCCGCAGCAAAGTCTTCATCTAACGTTTCCACAATGTCGAGTAACAGCAGTGTCAACAAACGGGGTTCCACGACGTCACTGCCTTTACCGGCATCATCCGGAAGCGGAAG GGAAATTAACAGCCACAAGAAAACCGTGTCAAGCTACAGCCCTTGGCGGCGAGTCGCCACTAAGCTTGGAGTCAA TCAAACgataaacgaagaaaaagatgCCGAGGGCGGGCAACATCGTGATCTTCCCAG CGGATGGGAAGAATTTGACTTTGGGGACGATGTTCATCAGTTCACAGTGGCAGATCTCGAGGAGATAGATCCCGAGCTGACGTTGGGAAAGGAGGAGCCCGATTCTTGGAGCTCCGCGATCGGACGTAACATTGCGTTACGTCTCGTCGATCATTGCGAGCGCGAGGTGAAGAGGCAGGAACATATATACGAATTCGTGCTGACGGAGAAGCACCATTGTTTGGTATTGCTCGCCATGGAGAAGATCTTTGCGGAAGGATTGCGACGACACTTTCGTCTAGGTCAGCCGGATCTCGAGCGCATGTTTCCCCGACTACGGGATCTGATCGACATCCATTTACGGTTTCTGCAGAAGCTGTGGAAACGACAGAATGCTAATCCCGTGGTCTCCACGATCGCCGACATTCTAGTCGAGCAATTCTCGAGCGATAACGCACAACGCATGAAGAGTGCGTATGGGGAATTCTGTAGTCGTCATCGGGACGCCGTCGAAGCGTACAAGTATTACTTGCGTAACGATCCTCGCTTCGCCCGTTTTGTTCGCCACTGTCAG ACGAATCCTTTGTTGAAAAAGAAAGGTATACCTGAATGTATACTCTTTGTTACTCAACGTTTGACGAAGTATCCGTTGCTGATCGAGCCGCTCATCAAAACCGGCGTTACACAAGATGAAGGTGAAGACTTACGTAAAGCACTGGTCCTTGTTAAAGAGATTTTAGCTGATGTAGATGCCTGTGTAGCCGACAAAGAACGAGAAGatagaaaattagaaatatacaataa GATCGACGCGAAGTCATTCGCGACGTATCGTGGTGCCAAATTCAAGAAGTCGGATATAATTAACAGAATCCTGAAGTTCGAGGGCACTGCATACTTAATGCAAGGTCGTGGCAAAATGACTGCCATTGTAGTGGTCGTTCTCTcagatatattgtttttcttgGCTGAGAGAGATCAGAAATACGCGTTCTTCGTGCCTGACAATAAAGCGGGTATAGTGTCGCTGCAGAAGCTGCTGGTTCGCGAAAAGGCCCGTCAAGAATCTAGCATTTACCTGATAAGCAGTAATCCAGCCGAACCGGAAATGTTCGAGCTAAAAATTCAGAAGCCAAAGGATAAACAATTATGGATACGGGCTATTCGATCAGCGGTCGAGACTTGCCCGCAAGATCCTGAAAACGAGGCCGACACGCTGACTGAAAATAGTAACGAGTTGCGAGACACTCGCTCCTCCTCGATTTCGCTGATCTCCATCGAAGAGAAGCAGCGTATTGCCAAGGTTAAGGAGTCGCATATACTTAGAATTGTCG GCGAATTGCGAAAGAAGGATGCAGAGCAGGCGTTGCTGTTTGAGGAGAAGATCAACTTGCAAATGCGGCTTTTACAAGCTTCGAATGTCTGCGCGAACGAGAGCGATAATGAGAGAATTGAAAAGCACGAGAAGGAAGGTGCCGATTACACCCGATTGGTGCACAATGAAGGAACTGATACCACTCAATTGTGGCAAGAG GTGGTTGTGGCCGTGCAAGAAGCGACACGTCTTGCTAGCTCACTGTCATTCAGCGCGGGTGGCGGTACTCTGTCGCGAAGCTTAAGCTCCGCCGGTGAACGCCACAGCGAAGCTTACATTCCGCCTGCTCTTTGCGTTCCTCGAAGGGCCGAAACGTTTGCTGGTTTCGATCACAATAAA GAGAGATACCCGCTGCGTGATTCGAACACGTTGCACACTGTGATCCCTGTTCCGAAACCCGGTGAATTACCTAAAGAAACTGCCGACGAGAAGGACGGCCAAGAATTGGAGACAAGCAAGGATCAGCAGTGGGCGGCGATACGTTTGTCTCATCACGTTTATACGTTGCTCTGTATAATAAGTAATCAGATGACAACGATCGACAGTCTACAAGCGCAACTGGCCGCATGTAAGGAGGGCAGTATGGGCAAGTCGTCCAATAGCCGACCGAATCCGAATCGTCAGTTGGAAGAGCTGCGGAACTTGCAGGATCAGCTTTGTCGAGAAAAAGCGGCGTTTCGCGCCGCCTCTCAGCAGGAGAAGACCCAGCTGGAAGAGGAACGAGCCGAGTTGGCGCGGCAGAGAGAGCAATTGGCCGCGGAGCAGCGGGACGTGACGCAACAACGGGATCAGTTGTATCGACGACTCGAGGCATTGGAGCGACAGGGCGTAACGCTGGTCGGAAGTTCCACGACCGGCTCGACGATGATTCACCTATCTCACTTGACGCAGAACGCCGAAACGATGCAGCAAAGCGCGCGCAGCAAGGCACAACCCGACGCGAAACGCATTCCTCTGAATCTGATCAGTGCGACAAATCAGCAGAAAGTGCAGAGTAACTTGCCGATCAAACAACAGCTGCCGCTGAAGCTCGCCAGCGGAAGTAACAATAACACAAG AAGCGGTAGCACCGCGAGCAACAATAGTCCGGATCGGCACTCCAGGGCGGGCAGCAGCCCAGCGATCGTCACTGGATCCGTATACTCATCGCCAGAGCTCGGGAACAGTCACCATCACGGAATCTGCGGGAATAACACGCATTCGTCGAATCGTTCGCTTCGCATCACTCGCTCACCGCCCGACACCTCGTATGCGCATCAGCAAGCGCAGCAACAACAGCATCAGCAGCAGCGAAACGCGGAGCCGCAACCGCAACCTCCACCGccgcagcaacagcagcagcagcagcaacaacaacaacaaccgTTGGAGGAGGAGGTGATCTTCTTCTGA